One window of Marinobacterium aestuarii genomic DNA carries:
- a CDS encoding zinc-binding dehydrogenase — MDLSALQGKSAGFIWELMFTRSMFGTQDIARQQDILTQLAALVDAGRIRTTLGATLEGFSVETLKEAHRRSESGKTIGKIAIKY, encoded by the coding sequence GTGGATCTGTCTGCACTGCAGGGCAAGTCCGCAGGTTTCATTTGGGAGCTGATGTTTACCCGTTCCATGTTTGGTACCCAGGATATAGCCCGTCAGCAGGATATTCTGACCCAGCTGGCCGCGCTGGTGGATGCCGGGCGTATTCGCACCACTCTGGGTGCAACCCTAGAAGGCTTCAGTGTCGAGACCCTCAAGGAGGCACACCGTCGCAGCGAAAGCGGCAAGACCATCGGCAAGATCGCCATCAAGTATTAA
- a CDS encoding putative quinol monooxygenase, with product MQKPNTGGDLVVLEGWRDAAALQSHGASAHFQAFITAFSKDELQMSVQLLKTV from the coding sequence ATGCAAAAGCCCAACACGGGCGGTGACTTAGTGGTGCTTGAAGGCTGGCGCGACGCTGCGGCGCTGCAGTCCCACGGTGCTTCGGCGCATTTCCAGGCATTCATCACCGCCTTCAGCAAAGATGAGCTACAGATGTCGGTTCAGCTGCTTAAAACAGTCTGA
- the gdhA gene encoding NADP-specific glutamate dehydrogenase: protein MTHVHDTIEKLQKSSPAQAEFYQAVEEVLDSLQPVLETEKRYRSHAIIERLVEPERQIMFRVPWMDDQGMVQVNKGYRIEFNSALGPYKGGLRFHPSVNAGIIKFLGFEQIFKNALTGLPIGGGKGGANFNPKGRSDAEIMRFCQSFMNELYRHLGPNTDVPAGDIGVGAREIGYMFGQYKRLTGRYEGVLTGKSLLWGGSLVRKEATGYGCVYFAQHMLQDREQDLIGKTCLVSGAGNVAIYTIEKLYQLGALPVTCSDSTGTLHHPQGIDLDCLKRLKEGRKAGLAEYLQEHPQAEFIPLSDYPADGHAVWRISGQVAFPCATQNELTLADAEALVANGCLAVSEGANMPSTQEAVDVFLAANVSFGPGKAANAGGVATSQLEMAQNASMQSWTFEEVDRRLQQIMAGIYQRTRDTAQAYGQPGNLVLGANISGFVRLADAMIEQGLV, encoded by the coding sequence ATGACTCACGTTCACGACACTATTGAAAAGCTGCAGAAAAGTAGCCCTGCCCAGGCTGAGTTTTATCAGGCCGTGGAAGAAGTGCTGGACTCACTGCAGCCGGTTCTGGAAACCGAAAAGCGGTATCGCAGCCACGCCATTATCGAGCGACTGGTCGAGCCTGAGCGGCAGATCATGTTCCGTGTGCCCTGGATGGACGATCAGGGCATGGTGCAGGTTAACAAGGGCTATCGTATTGAGTTCAACTCAGCGCTGGGGCCTTACAAGGGCGGCCTGCGTTTCCATCCCAGTGTTAATGCCGGCATCATCAAGTTTCTGGGCTTCGAACAGATCTTCAAGAACGCTCTGACCGGGCTGCCGATTGGCGGGGGCAAGGGCGGGGCGAACTTCAATCCCAAGGGGCGTTCGGATGCGGAGATCATGCGGTTCTGCCAGTCGTTCATGAACGAGCTGTACCGGCACCTGGGGCCTAACACCGATGTGCCGGCCGGCGATATCGGTGTTGGCGCGCGGGAAATTGGTTACATGTTTGGCCAGTACAAGCGCCTGACCGGCCGCTATGAAGGTGTATTGACCGGCAAGAGTCTGCTCTGGGGCGGCTCCCTGGTGCGCAAGGAAGCGACCGGCTATGGCTGCGTTTACTTTGCACAGCACATGCTGCAGGACCGGGAGCAGGATCTGATCGGCAAGACCTGCCTGGTTTCCGGTGCCGGCAACGTCGCCATCTATACCATCGAAAAGCTCTACCAGCTGGGTGCGTTGCCCGTTACCTGTTCCGACTCCACCGGCACGCTGCACCATCCCCAGGGCATCGACCTGGATTGCCTGAAAAGGCTCAAGGAAGGCCGCAAGGCAGGCCTGGCTGAGTACCTTCAGGAGCATCCGCAAGCCGAGTTTATTCCGCTCAGTGATTATCCGGCGGATGGTCATGCTGTTTGGCGAATTTCAGGCCAGGTTGCCTTTCCCTGCGCCACCCAGAACGAACTGACCCTGGCCGATGCCGAGGCCCTGGTCGCCAATGGTTGTCTGGCGGTGTCGGAAGGCGCCAACATGCCCAGCACTCAGGAGGCGGTGGATGTTTTCCTGGCCGCCAACGTCAGCTTTGGTCCCGGCAAGGCCGCCAACGCCGGTGGTGTCGCCACCAGTCAGCTGGAAATGGCCCAGAACGCGAGCATGCAGAGCTGGACATTCGAGGAAGTCGATCGGCGCCTGCAGCAGATCATGGCCGGTATTTACCAGCGCACGCGGGATACGGCGCAGGCCTATGGCCAGCCGGGCAACCTGGTGCTGGGCGCCAATATCAGCGGCTTTGTACGCTTGGCCGATGCAATGATCGAACAGGGGCTCGTTTAA
- a CDS encoding TAXI family TRAP transporter solute-binding subunit, translating to MLNTLYQKTLGLAATAAVSLAVAMPSQATENLRMSTLGPGTSPYVVMNTFANIINEKLPEYSIQVNATGAATRHAVETAMDKSQFFMSSPNLHHLMKTETGPFAKAKGVGKQSEKLRAIFNFPMGYYHIATFADSGIEEFKDLKDKRVFLGPPGGVAYQTSRMIIEAMTGFKPDEDYKVVSLGWDAAAQSFQDGHIDVYFNPTLPPSPAISQVVMTNSIRLLGLPQDTSNISGLQTLIQRPGYRLGKIPAGVYGENQVTAGDISTVSVTVGIVTNQEVSEDTIYKMTKTFWENIGQRAEQTKLLGNITLDNALVDLNLPLHPGAARYYREVGIEIADELTAR from the coding sequence ATGCTTAATACGCTATATCAGAAAACTCTTGGCCTGGCGGCAACCGCCGCGGTATCACTGGCTGTCGCCATGCCTTCCCAGGCCACGGAAAATTTGCGGATGTCGACCCTGGGGCCCGGCACTTCCCCCTATGTGGTGATGAACACCTTTGCCAATATCATCAATGAGAAACTGCCGGAATACAGTATTCAGGTGAATGCCACCGGCGCGGCAACTCGCCATGCGGTAGAAACCGCCATGGACAAATCGCAGTTCTTCATGTCTTCCCCCAACCTGCATCATTTGATGAAGACCGAAACAGGCCCATTCGCCAAGGCCAAGGGGGTCGGTAAACAGTCAGAAAAACTGCGGGCGATCTTCAACTTCCCGATGGGCTACTACCATATAGCGACCTTCGCCGACTCAGGCATAGAGGAGTTCAAGGACCTGAAAGACAAGCGTGTGTTCCTCGGCCCTCCCGGGGGCGTGGCCTACCAGACGTCACGCATGATCATTGAGGCCATGACGGGATTCAAGCCTGACGAAGACTACAAGGTCGTCAGCCTGGGCTGGGATGCCGCCGCCCAAAGCTTCCAGGACGGCCATATTGATGTCTACTTTAACCCCACCCTGCCGCCGAGCCCGGCCATAAGCCAGGTCGTGATGACAAACAGCATCAGGTTGCTGGGGCTTCCCCAGGACACCAGCAATATCAGCGGGTTGCAGACACTGATCCAGCGTCCCGGGTACCGGCTGGGCAAAATCCCCGCTGGCGTTTATGGCGAAAATCAGGTCACTGCCGGGGATATCAGTACCGTGAGCGTCACCGTCGGTATCGTCACCAATCAGGAGGTATCGGAAGATACCATTTATAAAATGACAAAAACCTTCTGGGAGAATATCGGCCAGCGTGCTGAGCAGACCAAATTACTGGGCAATATTACCCTGGACAATGCCCTTGTAGATCTCAACCTGCCACTGCACCCCGGGGCCGCACGCTACTACCGTGAAGTCGGTATTGAAATTGCTGACGAACTGACCGCACGCTAA
- a CDS encoding TRAP transporter permease, whose protein sequence is MITINPDTTLLRWARLLRHGLFLLLATILIVGTFYTARFGIYDDTLVRVGGLALGILLLLSRPGPATTPIKLIVDIALCALLLAALARYALIAQSLETGLYFLEPIDVWLGIGALVVVLEMARRKVGLPLVLVCAIAMGYGLYGEQLGGILSHTGVSWPDMTFTLWYSFDGVFGRPLAVVVSTIIIFIIFGALLEVLGAGDVLLKLAMRSLGWLRGGSAHAAVLASALFGSVSGSAVANVVGTGVVTIPMIKRSGFSARFAGAVETAASSGGQIMPPIMGAVAFIMSDLTGIPYLQICLAALIPAALYYGSLFACISAEARRAGIERPDRDSLPRMTRHDWLMLSIFAVPLVTIVAMLMDGKSPALAGFWATVIALVLGLGINPKVRSLTTLRNAVASAASASATILVAVGAVGIIVGVMNLTGLGLRFAALAQTLSDGSLLMSLLLMALACLVMGMGMPTVPAYLIIILVMGPAVEALGVPTVAAHLFVVYFAVMSAITPPVALAAFAAASIAKANPMGISLTAVRLALIGFLVPFAFAFNPSLLLIADFSVTEFCWIMLRLGFAIWMLAAMAGRSTLWTLFSIATAVCLIMPMLSLQITALLLSLGIEVFYRIRCTANNRSLVQPDKI, encoded by the coding sequence ATGATAACGATAAATCCAGACACGACTTTACTGCGTTGGGCCCGGTTGCTGCGCCATGGCCTGTTCCTGCTGCTGGCGACCATCCTGATCGTCGGCACTTTCTATACTGCCCGCTTCGGTATCTACGACGACACCCTGGTGAGGGTCGGTGGTCTTGCGCTGGGTATTCTGCTCCTGCTGAGCCGCCCGGGACCTGCAACGACACCCATCAAGCTGATCGTGGATATTGCGCTCTGTGCCCTGCTGCTGGCCGCCCTCGCACGCTACGCGCTCATCGCCCAATCCCTGGAAACCGGCCTCTATTTTCTCGAGCCGATCGACGTCTGGCTCGGCATCGGCGCCCTGGTCGTGGTGCTGGAAATGGCACGCCGCAAGGTCGGCCTGCCGCTGGTGCTGGTCTGCGCCATCGCGATGGGTTACGGCCTCTACGGTGAGCAACTCGGCGGCATTCTCAGCCATACCGGCGTTAGCTGGCCGGACATGACATTCACCCTCTGGTACAGTTTCGACGGCGTTTTCGGCCGTCCCCTGGCCGTGGTCGTCAGCACCATCATTATATTCATCATCTTTGGCGCCCTGTTGGAAGTGCTCGGCGCTGGCGACGTCCTGCTGAAACTGGCCATGCGCAGCCTGGGCTGGCTGCGCGGCGGCTCGGCCCATGCCGCAGTCCTGGCGAGTGCGCTTTTTGGCTCCGTCTCCGGTTCTGCCGTTGCCAACGTGGTGGGCACCGGTGTGGTAACCATTCCGATGATCAAGCGCAGCGGCTTTTCGGCCCGCTTTGCCGGTGCAGTGGAAACGGCGGCGTCCAGCGGCGGGCAGATTATGCCCCCCATCATGGGCGCTGTGGCCTTTATCATGTCCGACCTGACCGGCATCCCGTACCTGCAGATATGCCTGGCCGCCCTGATCCCGGCAGCTCTCTACTACGGCAGCCTCTTCGCCTGCATTTCCGCCGAAGCACGCCGTGCCGGCATCGAGCGCCCGGATCGCGACTCTCTGCCGCGCATGACTCGCCACGACTGGCTGATGCTGTCCATCTTCGCTGTACCACTGGTCACCATTGTCGCCATGCTCATGGACGGTAAATCACCGGCCCTGGCCGGATTCTGGGCCACCGTTATCGCCCTGGTTCTGGGCCTTGGCATCAACCCCAAGGTTCGCTCACTGACAACCCTGCGCAACGCGGTAGCCAGTGCCGCATCCGCCAGCGCAACCATCCTGGTCGCGGTCGGAGCCGTGGGCATCATTGTCGGCGTTATGAACCTCACCGGCCTGGGCCTGCGCTTCGCCGCCCTGGCTCAGACCCTGTCCGACGGCTCCCTGCTCATGTCTTTGCTGTTAATGGCACTCGCCTGCCTGGTCATGGGCATGGGCATGCCGACCGTCCCGGCGTACCTGATCATCATTCTGGTGATGGGGCCTGCAGTCGAAGCGCTTGGCGTGCCCACAGTGGCGGCGCACCTGTTCGTGGTGTACTTCGCGGTCATGTCCGCCATAACGCCCCCGGTAGCCCTGGCAGCCTTTGCTGCGGCCTCAATCGCCAAGGCCAACCCAATGGGTATCAGCCTGACAGCGGTGCGCCTGGCACTGATCGGCTTTCTGGTGCCCTTTGCCTTCGCCTTTAACCCGTCACTGCTGCTGATCGCCGATTTTTCGGTTACCGAGTTCTGCTGGATCATGCTGCGCCTGGGTTTTGCAATCTGGATGCTGGCGGCCATGGCCGGGCGCAGCACTCTCTGGACACTGTTCAGTATTGCCACTGCCGTTTGCCTGATCATGCCCATGCTGAGCCTGCAGATAACGGCCCTGCTACTGAGCCTGGGAATTGAAGTGTTCTACCGTATTCGATGCACGGCGAATAACCGTTCATTGGTACAGCCCGATAAAATCTGA
- a CDS encoding helix-turn-helix domain-containing protein: MTKQIRALARGLTVLNAINAAPGPVSLGDLHQATGIDRATLLRILATLDQEGWIFRGMGDRLYRLAYKLHELAEQVHIHDAIAQVAAPVLEQLQQRLHWPCDISVFDGEGMAIIETSRSRSPFVLNREVIGYKPSMLKSAIGRTYLAYCDPRRRESILRRIREQGGEEGRLAADSSYIERILQEVRERGYGIRDPSVMSLPADTLEEFSAIALPIIVRDDIQACLSFVWMKSAAALDSEDNFYRQLKPGADKLAELFEQNGLY, translated from the coding sequence ATGACGAAACAGATACGCGCACTGGCCCGGGGACTGACCGTACTCAATGCTATCAACGCAGCGCCAGGCCCCGTCAGCCTCGGTGACTTGCATCAGGCGACGGGCATTGACCGGGCCACACTGCTGCGCATTTTGGCCACACTCGACCAGGAAGGCTGGATCTTCAGGGGCATGGGCGATCGCCTTTACCGCCTGGCATACAAACTGCATGAGCTCGCAGAGCAAGTGCATATCCACGATGCCATCGCCCAGGTTGCGGCGCCCGTACTGGAGCAACTGCAACAACGACTGCACTGGCCCTGCGATATATCCGTGTTTGATGGCGAAGGCATGGCAATCATCGAAACCTCGCGCTCGCGCAGTCCCTTTGTATTGAACCGGGAAGTGATCGGCTACAAGCCCAGCATGCTCAAGTCCGCCATCGGGCGCACCTATCTCGCCTACTGTGATCCCCGCCGACGGGAATCTATCCTCAGGCGTATTCGTGAACAGGGTGGCGAAGAAGGACGATTGGCGGCGGACAGCAGCTACATCGAACGCATCCTGCAGGAAGTGCGTGAGCGCGGTTATGGCATACGCGATCCCAGCGTCATGAGTTTGCCCGCCGACACCCTGGAAGAGTTCAGCGCCATAGCGCTGCCGATTATTGTGCGGGACGACATTCAGGCCTGCCTTTCCTTTGTCTGGATGAAATCGGCCGCTGCCCTGGACAGTGAAGACAACTTCTACCGGCAACTCAAACCCGGTGCTGACAAGCTGGCAGAGCTGTTTGAACAGAACGGTCTGTACTGA
- a CDS encoding alkaline phosphatase family protein encodes MVKKPNILFIMADQLRADYLGCNGHPTIKTPNIDALAARGVNFTRAYCQAPVCGPSRMSFYTGRYASSHGASYNNVPLRIGEKTLGDYLRPEGYRVALVGKTHMRRDDEGMQRLGIDVQSSRGVLVSECGFEPFERDDGLHPDQSVNPDLKYNDYLRSKGYEGKNPWHDYANSALGADGEVVSGWYMRNSHLAARVREEDSETAYSTRRAMEFIEQSKGSPWCLHLSYIKPHWPYMAPAPYHQMYGKDDILPVVRSEQERAQPHPVVGAFMGHPESTAFAQDEVRERVIPTYMGLITQLDEHVGRLVAFLEQQGELDNTLIVLTSDHGDYLGDHWLGEKELFHDASARIPMILVDPRPEADATRGVRSDRLVEAIDLVPTFVESAGGGNFEHVLEGRSLLALIRGESAAQWRSHAFSEADYAWRPARTELGLAADEARAFMVTDGRWKYVYYEHFSPQLFDLVADPGELRDLASNPEYAEVGEELAEALNRWFRERKMRITISNSQVAASTGSAHKRGYLFGLW; translated from the coding sequence ATGGTTAAGAAACCCAATATTTTGTTTATCATGGCTGACCAGTTGCGGGCAGATTATCTGGGCTGCAACGGTCATCCAACGATCAAGACGCCCAATATCGATGCGCTGGCCGCACGGGGAGTGAATTTTACCCGCGCCTATTGCCAGGCCCCAGTGTGCGGGCCCTCACGCATGTCCTTTTATACCGGTCGCTACGCCTCAAGCCACGGTGCCAGCTACAACAACGTACCGTTGCGCATCGGCGAGAAAACCCTGGGTGACTACCTGAGGCCCGAAGGTTACCGCGTGGCGCTGGTGGGTAAAACCCATATGCGACGCGACGACGAGGGCATGCAACGCCTGGGTATTGATGTGCAATCTTCCCGCGGTGTTCTGGTCAGTGAATGTGGCTTCGAACCCTTTGAGCGGGATGATGGTCTGCACCCGGACCAGTCGGTCAATCCGGATCTGAAGTACAACGATTACCTGCGTAGCAAGGGCTACGAGGGCAAGAACCCCTGGCATGATTATGCCAACTCGGCCCTGGGAGCGGATGGCGAAGTCGTCAGCGGCTGGTACATGCGCAACAGCCACCTTGCTGCCCGGGTACGGGAGGAAGATTCGGAAACCGCCTACAGTACCCGGCGCGCCATGGAGTTTATCGAGCAATCCAAGGGCAGCCCCTGGTGCCTGCATCTGAGCTACATCAAGCCGCACTGGCCCTACATGGCGCCCGCCCCTTACCACCAGATGTATGGCAAGGACGATATCCTGCCGGTGGTGCGCAGCGAACAGGAACGAGCGCAGCCGCATCCGGTGGTGGGCGCCTTTATGGGGCATCCCGAATCCACCGCCTTTGCCCAGGATGAAGTCCGGGAACGGGTGATCCCGACCTACATGGGGCTCATTACCCAGCTGGATGAACATGTTGGCAGACTGGTGGCGTTCCTGGAGCAGCAAGGAGAGCTCGACAATACACTGATCGTGCTGACATCCGACCACGGTGATTACCTGGGTGATCACTGGCTTGGCGAGAAGGAGCTTTTCCACGATGCCAGTGCGCGGATCCCGATGATTCTGGTCGATCCGCGGCCAGAGGCTGATGCAACCCGCGGTGTTCGCTCAGACAGGCTGGTAGAAGCAATTGACCTGGTGCCGACCTTTGTCGAGTCTGCCGGGGGTGGGAACTTCGAGCATGTGCTGGAAGGCCGCTCGCTGTTGGCGCTGATCCGGGGCGAGTCCGCTGCCCAGTGGCGTAGCCATGCCTTTAGTGAAGCCGATTATGCATGGCGCCCGGCACGTACAGAGCTGGGGTTGGCAGCAGACGAGGCCAGAGCCTTCATGGTGACCGACGGCCGCTGGAAATATGTGTACTACGAACATTTCAGCCCGCAGTTATTTGATCTGGTGGCTGACCCTGGCGAACTGCGCGACCTTGCGAGCAATCCGGAATACGCCGAGGTCGGCGAGGAGCTGGCTGAGGCACTGAATCGCTGGTTCCGTGAACGCAAGATGCGCATTACCATCAGCAACAGCCAGGTTGCGGCCAGCACGGGCTCTGCCCACAAGCGAGGATACCTGTTCGGGCTCTGGTAA
- a CDS encoding MarR family winged helix-turn-helix transcriptional regulator has product MTDSAMGEALHQLLHAYKRALQQSFLEHGITFGIAHIRSLKVIRAAQASPESDCTAQQIAARLQRDKAQIARLVKDLLAAELIEKQDNAQDRRSQILRLTPAGEAMYARIQAAERHTSQRMAKGLNEDEVHTFVRLAKGMTRNLKP; this is encoded by the coding sequence ATGACAGACAGCGCGATGGGCGAAGCCCTGCATCAACTGCTCCATGCCTATAAAAGGGCGTTGCAGCAGTCCTTCCTGGAGCATGGCATTACCTTTGGTATCGCCCATATTCGTTCCCTTAAAGTGATTCGTGCTGCTCAGGCGTCGCCTGAATCCGATTGTACCGCCCAGCAAATTGCTGCACGGCTGCAGCGTGACAAGGCCCAGATCGCCCGCCTGGTGAAGGACCTGCTGGCGGCAGAGCTGATCGAGAAACAGGACAACGCGCAGGATCGGCGCAGTCAGATCCTGCGCCTGACCCCGGCGGGGGAGGCAATGTATGCGCGTATCCAGGCCGCGGAGCGGCATACGAGCCAGCGTATGGCCAAGGGGTTGAACGAGGATGAGGTGCATACCTTTGTCCGTCTGGCCAAAGGCATGACACGCAATCTCAAGCCCTGA
- a CDS encoding siderophore-interacting protein → MTRPLPRELTLLRKAQLTPNMLRVTLGGSAMAEFPADQASAYVKLIFAAQGGARPVMRTYTVRAQREAEIDIDFVIHQDGGPASRWALEAQPGDRIRVGGPGPKKMLDYSADWFLIAGDMTALPAISVNLEQLPRDARGYAVIEIIDQADIQPLAAPDNIDIHWVLNPHPGTRDNVLLDQVQQLPWFEGRPSVWCACEFSSMRRLREHLRARPELDRSNLYISSYWKLGVGEEAHKVLKRADS, encoded by the coding sequence ATGACCCGACCTTTACCCCGCGAATTGACCCTGCTTCGCAAAGCCCAATTGACGCCCAACATGCTGCGTGTGACGCTCGGGGGCAGTGCCATGGCCGAGTTCCCGGCCGACCAGGCCAGTGCTTACGTGAAGTTGATTTTTGCCGCCCAGGGCGGGGCCCGGCCTGTGATGCGTACCTATACGGTACGGGCGCAGCGGGAGGCGGAAATTGATATAGATTTTGTAATCCACCAGGATGGCGGCCCCGCATCGCGCTGGGCACTGGAGGCGCAACCGGGTGATCGCATTCGGGTGGGTGGCCCGGGCCCGAAAAAGATGCTTGATTACAGTGCCGACTGGTTTCTGATCGCGGGCGACATGACAGCCCTGCCGGCCATCAGCGTGAATCTGGAACAGCTGCCGCGAGATGCCAGGGGTTATGCGGTGATCGAAATCATTGACCAGGCTGACATCCAGCCGCTGGCGGCCCCCGACAATATCGACATCCACTGGGTGCTGAATCCACACCCGGGCACCCGCGACAACGTTCTCCTCGACCAGGTGCAGCAGCTGCCCTGGTTTGAGGGGCGCCCCAGCGTCTGGTGTGCCTGTGAGTTTTCCAGCATGCGCAGGCTACGCGAGCATCTGCGTGCCCGGCCGGAACTCGACCGGAGCAACCTCTATATTTCCAGCTACTGGAAGCTTGGGGTTGGCGAGGAAGCGCACAAGGTACTGAAACGGGCTGACAGTTGA
- a CDS encoding ABC transporter substrate-binding protein: MIKLRSILIGASMLAAVSVHASDGVLDIVAPWEVGSTDPAKAGYVYTRLQIGETLVEVNDQGKPRPGLAESWTISDDQLSWRFTVRQGVRFHDGSPLTAEVAARALQRALAKPGMLAVAPIEAIGVDGDQVVVRLSSPFAPLPALLAHSSTQILAPASYNEAGEASQVIGTGPYRIERLQMPQKLSATVFNDYWGETPAIAKLSYLAAGRGETRALMAQSGDADIVFTLDPASQARLQRDSRLEVHGVAISRTLSLKINAGHPFLADPKARQALSLALDRRGMAAGLLRTPEAAASQLFPPTMGDWHLQALSGAERDLEQARALLAGLGWKADDKGMLSRNGKPFTLTLTTFADRPELPLLATAIQAQLRELGVALVVNVSNASEIPAGHRDGSLQLALVARNFALVSDPLGTLLQDFGPRGGDWGAMNWHSARLGEILQQLLQETDSQTALGLRQEAARLLHRELPMIPLAWYQQSAAVSSKVAGFSIDPFERSYRVSDMRWVQ, encoded by the coding sequence ATGATAAAACTGCGTTCAATCCTTATTGGTGCCAGCATGCTGGCCGCCGTATCTGTGCATGCTTCCGATGGCGTACTCGACATAGTGGCGCCCTGGGAAGTTGGCAGTACTGATCCTGCCAAGGCCGGCTATGTGTATACCCGGCTGCAGATCGGCGAAACCCTGGTTGAGGTAAACGATCAGGGCAAGCCCCGACCCGGTCTGGCCGAGAGTTGGACAATCTCTGATGATCAGCTGAGCTGGCGTTTTACCGTGCGCCAGGGTGTGCGCTTCCATGATGGCAGCCCGCTTACCGCCGAGGTGGCGGCCAGGGCGTTGCAGCGGGCTCTGGCCAAGCCGGGCATGCTGGCCGTGGCGCCGATCGAGGCGATAGGCGTAGACGGGGATCAGGTGGTGGTGCGCTTATCCAGCCCCTTTGCGCCGCTACCGGCGTTGCTGGCTCACAGTTCTACCCAGATTCTGGCACCGGCTTCCTACAATGAGGCGGGTGAGGCCAGCCAGGTGATTGGCACCGGCCCTTACCGTATCGAGCGACTGCAGATGCCGCAAAAGCTCAGTGCCACAGTGTTTAACGATTACTGGGGTGAGACTCCTGCCATAGCGAAGCTCAGTTACCTGGCCGCTGGTCGGGGTGAAACCCGGGCGTTGATGGCGCAAAGCGGTGATGCCGACATCGTCTTTACCCTGGACCCGGCCAGCCAGGCACGGCTGCAGCGTGACAGCAGGCTCGAGGTACACGGGGTGGCCATTTCCCGCACCCTGTCTCTCAAGATCAATGCCGGCCATCCCTTTCTGGCCGATCCCAAGGCGCGGCAGGCCCTGAGCCTGGCGCTGGATCGCCGTGGCATGGCGGCAGGGTTGCTGCGAACCCCTGAGGCGGCGGCCAGTCAGTTGTTTCCACCCACTATGGGCGACTGGCACCTGCAGGCATTATCCGGTGCCGAGCGGGATCTGGAGCAGGCGAGGGCATTGCTGGCCGGGCTGGGCTGGAAGGCAGACGACAAGGGCATGCTGAGCCGCAATGGCAAGCCATTTACCCTGACCCTGACCACATTCGCGGACAGGCCCGAGCTGCCGTTGCTGGCGACTGCCATCCAGGCTCAGCTGCGCGAACTGGGCGTTGCGTTGGTGGTGAATGTCAGTAACGCCAGTGAAATTCCGGCCGGCCATCGAGATGGCAGCCTGCAGCTGGCCCTGGTTGCCCGCAACTTTGCTCTGGTGTCTGATCCTCTGGGCACCCTGTTGCAGGACTTCGGTCCCCGGGGAGGCGACTGGGGTGCCATGAACTGGCACTCGGCGCGTCTGGGCGAGATCCTGCAGCAATTGCTGCAGGAAACCGACAGCCAGACTGCGCTCGGGTTGCGCCAGGAAGCGGCCCGCTTGCTGCACAGGGAGCTGCCGATGATCCCGTTAGCCTGGTATCAGCAGAGTGCCGCTGTATCCAGCAAGGTGGCCGGCTTTAGCATCGATCCATTCGAGCGCAGTTACCGGGTGAGTGACATGAGGTGGGTGCAGTGA
- a CDS encoding ABC transporter permease codes for MIPVLSYRLMQAVLVALMVGVLTFILTHALPGDMAFRIAAGRYGYDYVNAAAAAAVGAELGLGLPAWQALGYWLWDLLRLDLGQSLVSGEAVVDELRHQLGHSLQLAVAAVGLSMLLGPPIGILAGLHPGGRIDRLTLLLATVLRALPQFVIGILLVMLLAVQLGWLPAAGHGTAAHTLLPALTLALGLAAVACRVSRNAMQDVAGSAFYAFGRTKGLSERRVFSRHGLRNVAVPVLAHQAMQLVYLIEGVVVVETLFAWPGIGHALVHAIVARDVPMIQGTALVLGLMFVLMNALVDLLCHRIDPRRREA; via the coding sequence GTGATTCCGGTGTTGAGTTATCGGCTGATGCAGGCCGTTCTGGTGGCACTGATGGTCGGGGTGCTCACCTTTATCCTTACCCATGCCCTGCCCGGGGACATGGCGTTTCGCATCGCCGCCGGTCGCTACGGTTACGACTATGTAAATGCCGCCGCCGCTGCAGCGGTAGGCGCCGAGTTGGGGCTGGGCTTGCCCGCCTGGCAGGCACTGGGTTACTGGCTGTGGGACCTGCTGCGCCTGGATCTGGGTCAGTCATTGGTGAGCGGGGAGGCGGTGGTCGATGAGCTGCGCCATCAGCTGGGTCATTCCTTGCAGCTGGCCGTTGCCGCCGTGGGGCTGTCGATGCTGCTGGGCCCGCCTATCGGCATTTTGGCTGGGCTTCACCCCGGTGGCCGGATTGATCGGCTGACCCTGCTGTTGGCTACCGTGCTGCGGGCCTTGCCACAATTCGTGATTGGCATTCTGCTGGTGATGCTGCTTGCCGTACAGCTTGGCTGGTTACCCGCTGCCGGTCACGGCACGGCGGCGCATACTCTGCTGCCGGCATTGACCCTGGCGCTGGGGCTGGCCGCTGTGGCTTGCCGAGTGAGTCGCAACGCCATGCAGGACGTGGCCGGTTCGGCCTTTTATGCCTTTGGTCGCACCAAGGGTCTTAGCGAGAGGCGGGTATTCAGCCGGCACGGCCTGCGCAACGTGGCGGTGCCGGTGCTGGCCCATCAGGCCATGCAGCTGGTGTACCTGATTGAAGGAGTGGTGGTGGTGGAAACCCTGTTCGCCTGGCCCGGTATCGGCCATGCCCTTGTGCACGCCATCGTGGCGCGGGATGTACCCATGATCCAGGGCACCGCCCTGGTACTGGGACTGATGTTCGTGCTGATGAATGCCCTGGTGGATCTGCTGTGCCACCGTATCGATCCACGAAGGAGGGAAGCCTGA